A genomic region of Stigmatopora nigra isolate UIUO_SnigA chromosome 16, RoL_Snig_1.1, whole genome shotgun sequence contains the following coding sequences:
- the abca4a gene encoding retinal-specific phospholipid-transporting ATPase ABCA4a isoform X2, giving the protein MGARTQVRLLLWKNWTVRRRQRVRFFMEIMWPIFLFLGLVWLRRVNPLYRQHECHFPNKAMPSAGVLPWIQGIFCNANNPCFQYPTRGESPGLVSNYNNSIFARFYMDAQELLFSDPKLLPLGRFWHEVRAMSQLMDTLRTRADKVSGRGIQVEAILKDDETLTSYLLRDVPLTESVVNHLVSSQIRPEQFAFGVPNMRLKDIACSLNLLEQFLIFPSRGALLDVRNAMCILTAERLQIIEDKFYSNVDFFKLFRVLPQILDRNSEGIDIHFWVQVVSAASGKLQELFQRSSTQDLFQVMTPLFQSEPSFKQVMTAASSLICGYTGGGFSRVASFNWYEDNNYKAFLGINSGRRKSHRNYDNSTTPFCNDLMSELESNPTTRIVWNSLKPMLMGKILYAPDSPAVRMIIRNANSTFEELERLKTMGKAWEEVAPQIWAFFQDGVQVKMIRDTFRNPSVMDFIDRSLGEALFSTKHILNFLHNGPPKDRLDSMPDFDWRDVFNLTDRVIQMLNKYGDCVILDKFVALPNEDMVTFRALDLLEDSEFWAGLIFSNMHPWSAKVPPHVKFKIRMDIDSVERTNKVKDRYWDPGPRADPLDDLRYIWGGFAYLQDIIEHGIIRTQTGKEWPLGVYLQQMPYPCYVDDLFMLTLNRCFPIFMVLAWVYSVSMTVKSIVLEKELRLKETLKVMGVSNGVIWSTWFIDSFLMMGTSTALLTVIIMGGRVLNYSNPFILFLFLLIFTTATIMQCFLLSVFFNQANLAAACCGIIYFALYLPHIFCFAWQDRITKDMKILVSLLSQVAFGFGTEYLSRYEEQGQGLQWDNIQTSPLEGDEFSFLTSICMMSLDTVLYAVLAWYLDNIFPGQYGIGRPLYFPLMPCYWFNTVTPASDNNKYEGSKKGYDNLTFKNQGESQKKEDQEIQEKNRNEQRDHKQDGEGPDNQETNGQDFFEPEPADLVQGVCIQNLVKVFNSSSRPAVNGLTLSFYENQITAFLGHNGAGKTTTMSILTGMFPPTSGTASIYGKDIRTDMDAIRLSLGMCPQHNILFHYMTVAEHILFHSLLKGRPIAEAEEEVESMLQDLGLPHKRNELTQNLSGGMQRKLSVALAFVGGAKVVILDEPTSGVDPYSRRSIWDLLLKYRTGCTVIMSTHHMDEADLLSDRVAIISQGRLYCCGSPIFLKNCFGAGFYLTLVRRMKYSNAKSTDLKTDGDVCTETSSCKCAKCLKFEANQEEGQTTHRQMDGNTDRITALVHHHVPQARLIEAIGQEMTYLLPSHDFQPRAYASLFRELEETLEDIGLSSFGVSDTSLEEIFLKVTADGYASNKKCIPDNKSMQQISRASLCGFNRVSIAMEPPEDSDDPSVTRPCDAQEGNAGRGSYQVRGLCLAFKQFFALLIKRLHHTTRSCKDFFAQIVLPASFVFLALTFTLIVPPFGEYPSVTLSPWMYGRQYTFFSNERPLDAQMRHFGEVLLDRPGFGTRCMADEPLEDFPCNNITTEWERLLVNPSVVELLFSPEWNSIRPSPDCQCSTDRKLTMLPTCPEGAGGLPPLQRIQSTGDVLLDLTDRNISDYLVKTYPSLIRTSLKSKYWVNEQRYGGISAGGQLPILELQPKFIQDSAVQLGHMFNVTGGDHCKQTLREIGTFLRYMETQNNVKVWYNNKGWHAMVSFMNVANNAILRANLPKGSKLDQYGITVINHPLNLTKEQLSEITVLNTSVDAVVAICVIFAMSFVPASFVLYLIQERVTQAKHLQFVSGVSPVIYWMANFFWDMVNYSISALMVVQIFIFFDKKCYTSKTNLQPLIALLMLYGWSVTPMMYPMSYMFSVPSTAYVSLSSINLFIGINSSAITFILDLFEGTTALYRFNQLLKTVLLIFPHYCLGRGLIDMAINQAVTDVFTRFGEDHSPDPYNWDFIGKNLFCMAVEGFVYFTLNIFCQYRFFLDHWIPDGSKPCNRDEDVDVAEERERIYKSGKTSDILHVCNLSKIYTGTLTPAVDQICIGVSPGECFGLLGVNGAGKTTTFKMLTGDIDVTTGDASIAGHSILTNILDVHQNMGYCPQFDAIDELLTGREHLHLYARLRGVPEAEISQIAEWAIQKLGLSEYAGQSAGTYSGGNRRKLSTAIAMIGCPALVLLDEPTTGMDPLSKRFLWSSIVSVIRDRRAVVLTSHSMEECEALCTRLAIMVNGSFKCLGTIQQLKYKFGDGYVVTMKIRASKSGGTPDLNPAEAFMENTFPGCIQREKHYNTLQYKIASSSLARIFQMVLANKDKLNIEDYSVSQTTLDQVFVNFAKQQSREDDAIVLHPKAAGAQQGDHGSPVRRIRR; this is encoded by the exons ATGGGGGCCAGAACGCAGGTCAGACTCCTGCTGTGGAAGAACTGGACCGTCCGCAGGAGGCAAAGG GTACGTTTCTTCATGGAAATTATGTGGCCTATTTTCTTGTTCTTGGGGCTTGTGTGGCTTCGAAGAGTGAATCCTCTTTACCGACAGCACGAAT gccacttccccaacaaggcCATGCCTTCAGCAGGGGTCTTACCATGGATCCAAGGAATCTTCTGTAATGCCAACAATCCTTGTTTCCAGTATCCCACCCGTGGTGAATCACCTGGTTTGGTGTCAAACTACAACAACTCAAT ATTCGCTCGTTTCTATATGGATGCCCAGGAGCTGCTTTTCAGTGATCCCAAGCTTCTACCCTTGGGTCGATTTTGGCATGAAGTGAGAGCCATGAGTCAACTCATGGACACATTGCGTACCCGTGCTGATAAAGTCTCAG GTCGAGGAATACAAGTGGAGGCTATCCTTAAAGATGATGAAACCTTAACATCATACCTTTTGAGAGATGTTCCATTAACTGAATCCGTGGTTAATCACCTTGTCAGTTCCCAAATCAGGCCTGAACAG TTTGCCTTTGGGGTTCCAAACATGCGTTTAAAGGACATTGCCTGCAGTTTGAACCTCTTGGAGCAATTTCTCATTTTCCCAAGTCGTGGGGCTCTTCTTGATGTCCGCAACGCCATGTGTATCCTCACCGCTGAGAGGTTACAGATCATCGAGGACAAGTTCTATAGTAACGTGGACTTCTTCAAGCTTTTTCGAGTG CTTCCTCAAATTTTGGACCGCAATTCAGAAGGCATCGACATTCACTTTTGGGTTCAGGTGGTGTCTGCCGCCTCTGGAAAACTACAAGAG TTGTTCCAGAGAAGCAGCACCCAGGACCTCTTCCAAGTCATGACTCCTCTCTTCCAAAGCGAACCATCCTTCAAGCAGGTAATGACTGCTGCTTCCAGCCTCATTTGCGGCTACACTGGAGGGGGCTTCTCCAGAGTGGCATCCTTCAACTGGTACGAGGACAACAACTACAAAGCATTTCTTGGCATAAACTCTGGCAGAAGAAAGAGCCACCGCAATTATGACAACAGCACTA CTCCTTTTTGCAACGATTTGATGAGCGAATTGGAATCCAACCCCACCACAAGGATTGTGTGGAATTCCCTTAAACCAATGTTGATGGGAAAGATCTTATACGCACCTGACTCACCTGCTGTCAGAATGATCATTAGAAAT GCTAACAGTACTTTTGAAGAACTGGAAAGGCTAAAAACCATGGGAAAGGCATGGGAAGAAGTGGCTCCACAGATTTGGGCCTTTTTCCAAGATGGTGTGCAAGTCAAAATGATACGG gatacaTTCCGAAATCCATCAGTAATGGACTTCATTGACCGTAGTCTTGGCGAGGCTCTGTTCTCCACCAAACACATTCTCAACTTCTTGCACAATGGTCCGCCAAAAGACCGCCTTGACAGTATGCCTGATTTTGATTGGCGGGATGTTTTCAACCTCACTGACCGTGTCATTCAGATGCTCAATAAGTATGGAGAT TGTGTTATCCTAGATAAATTTGTGGCTTTGCCAAATGAGGACATGGTAACTTTCCGGGCCTTGGACTTACTGGAGGACAGCGAATTTTGGGCGGGTCTTATCTTTTCCAACATGCATCCTTGGAGCGCCAAAGTCCCGCCTCATGTGAAGTTTAAGATTCGCATGGATATTGATTCTGTGGAACGTACCAATAAAGTCAAAGACAG GTATTGGGATCCTGGACCCAGGGCGGATCCTCTGGATGACCTGCGCTACATTTGGGGAGGTTTCGCTTATCTTCAGGACATCATAGAACACGGGATAATTCGGACACAGACGGGGAAAGAGTGGCCATTGGGTGTTTACCTGCAACAGATGCCCTACCCCTGTTATGTGGATGATCT attcatgctcacactgaACCGCTGCTTTCCCATCTTCATGGTTCTGGCCTGGGTCTATTCTGTGTCCATGACAGTCAAAAGTATTGTTCTGGAAAAGGAACTCCGTCTTAAGGAGACCCTTAAAGTGATGGGAGTTTCAAATGGTGTCATCTGGTCCACTTGGTTTATTGATAGCTTCCTCATGATGGGTACTAGTACTGCTCTCCTTACAGTCATCATTATG GGAGGAAGGGTACTGAACTACAGCAACcccttcatcctcttcctctttctgCTCATCTTCACCACAGCCACAATCATGCAATGCTTCCTCCTTAGTGTCTTTTTCAACCAGGCCAACTTGGCAGCAGCCTGCTGTGGTATCATTTATTTTGCACTCTATCTTCCACACATTTTCTGCTTTGCGTGGCAAGATCGCATCACCAAAGACATGAAGATCCTAGTG AGTTTGTTATCCCAAGTGGCCTTTGGCTTTGGGACTGAATATCTGTCCCGTTATGAGGAGCAAGGTCAGGGTCTTCAGTGGGATAACATACAGACCAGTCCTCTGGAGGGAGACGAGTTCTCATTCCTCACTTCTATCTGCATGATGAGCCTGGATACTGTGCTTTATGCTGTGCTTGCCTGGTACCTTGACAACATCTTTCCTG GCCAGTATGGAATTGGCAGACCACTTTACTTCCCCTTAATGCCATGTTATTGGTTCAACACTGTCACTCCAGCTTCAG ACAACAATAAATATGAGGGGTCTAAAAAAGGATATGATAATCTAACATTCAAGAATCAAGGGGAGTCACAGAAAAAAGAGGATCAGGAAatccaggaaaaaaatagaaatgaacaGAGGGACCACAAGCAAGATGGAGAGGGTCCAGACAACCAGGAGACGAATG GCCAGGACTTTTTTGAGCCAGAACCTGCTGACCTGGTTCAAGGTGTTTGCATCCAAAACCTGGTCAAAGTCTTCAATAGCAGCTCCAGACCTGCTGTAAACGGCCTCACCCTCAGCTTCTACGAGAACCAAATTACAGCCTTTCTAGGCCATAATGGGGCTGGAAAGACCACCACTAT GTCCATCCTGACTGGTATGTTCCCGCCCACCTCAGGCACAGCTTCCATTTACGGAAAAGACATCCGCACGGATATGGACGCCATTCGTCTGTCTCTTGGAATGTGCCCGCAGCATAACATTCTTTTCCATTA TATGACTGTGGCCGAGCATATTCTATTCCACTCATTGCTCAAAGGCCGTCCAATCGCTGAAGCCGAGGAGGAGGTTGAAAGCATGCTACAAGATCTCGGTCTACCACACAAACGAAATGAACTAACTCAAAATCTCTCAG GAGGTATGCAGAGGAAATTATCAGTCGCATTGGCATTTGTTGGGGGTGCAAAGGTCGTGATCCTGGATGAACCCACTTCAGGGGTGGACCCTTATTCCAGACGCTCCATATGGGATTTGTTACTCAAATACCGCACAG GTTGTACAGTGATTATGTCTACCCACCACATGGATGAGGCGGACCTGTTAAGTGACCGAGTCGCTATCATCTCGCAAGGGCGTCTTTATTGCTGCGGCTCTCCAATATTTCTCAAAAATTGCTTTGGTGCTGGCTTCTACCTCACTCTTGTCCGAAGAATGAAATACAGCAATGCAAAGTCGACTGACCTTAAAACT GATGGTGATGTCTGTACAGAAACCTCCTCCTGTAAGTGCGCCAAGTGTTTGAAGTTTGAAGCTAACCAAGAAGAAGGGCAGACTACACACAGACAAATGGATG GAAACACTGATCGTATCACAGCCCTGGTGCATCACCATGTGCCGCAGGCTCGTCTAATTGAGGCCATTGGTCAAGAAATGACATATCTGCTTCCTAGTCATGACTTCCAACCAAGAGCCTATGCCAGCCTTTTCAGGGAATTGGAGGAAACCCTGGAGGACATCGGCCTCAGTAGTTTTGGCGTTTCTGACACGTCATTGGAAGAG ATTTTCCTTAAGGTGACTGCCGATGGATATGCAAGCAACAAGAAATGCATTCCAG ACAATAAATCAATGCAGCAAATTTCTCGAGCTAGTCTCTGTGGATTCAACAGAGTCTCAATTGCTATGGAGCCACCTGAAG ACTCAGACGACCCTTCGGTGACCCGCCCGTGTGATGCTCAAGAAGGTAACGCGGGCCGAGGGTCCTATCAGGTCCGAGGTCTGTGTCTGGCCTTCAAACAGTTCTTTGCACTATTAATCAAGAGGTTGCACCACACCACCCGCTCTTGCAAAGACTTCTTTGCTCAG ATTGTTTTACCAGCCAGCTTTGTTTTCTTGGCACTTACATTCACTCTGATCGTGCCCCCATTTGGGGAGTATCCAAGTGTAACTTTAAGTCCTTGGATGTATGGCCGGCAGTACACTTTCTTCAG TAATGAACGTCCTTTGGATGCCCAAATGAGACATTTTGGTGAAGTGTTGCTGGACAGGCCAGGTTTTGGGACACGCTGCATGGCGGATGAACCACTGGA AGATTTCCCCTGCAACAACATTACCACTGAGTGGGAGAGGCTCCTGGTTAACCCCTCGGTGGTTGAACTCTTGTTTAGCCCTGAGTGGAACTCCATCAGACCATCTCCAGACTGTCAGTGCAGTACAGACAGAAAGCTCACCATGCTTCCCACATGCCCCGAAGGGGCCGGGGGTCTTCCACCTCTACAG AGAATTCAGTCAACTGGAGATGTTCTACTAGATCTGACAGATAGGAACATCTCAGACTACCTGGTGAAAACGTACCCAAGTCTCATTAGAACAAg ctTGAAAAGCAAATATTGGGTAAATGAACAAAG GTATGGAGGAATATCAGCTGGTGGACAGCTCCCTATTCTAGAGCTGCAACCAAAGTTCATCCAGGATTCAGCAGTTCAATTGGGACACATGTTTAATGTTACCGGG GGTGACCACTGTAAACAAACACTGCGGGAAATAGGCACGTTTCTGAGGTATATGGAGACGCAAAATAATGTCAAG GTTTGGTATAACAACAAAGGCTGGCATGCCATGGTGTCGTTTATGAATGTGGCTAATAATGCCATCCTGCGTGCAAACCTCCCAAAAGGATCTAAACTAGATCAGTATGGAATCACAGTCATCAATCATCCCCTGAACCTCACCAAAGAGCAATTGTCGGAAATCACTGT TTTGAACACATCTGTGGATGCCGTAGTAGCCATCTGCGTCATCTTCGCCATGTCTTTCGTCCCGGCTAGCTTTGTCCTCTATCTCATTCAAGAAAGAGTTACTCAAGCCAAACATCTGCAGTTTGTCAGTGGTGTTAGCCCCGTCATTTATTGGATGGCCAACTTTTTCTGGGACATG GTGAATTACTCCATCAGTGCGCTCATGGTGGTGcagattttcatcttttttgatAAAAAGTGTTACACCTCCAAAACCAATCTGCAACCACTTATCGCACTACTCATGCTTTATGG ATGGTCCGTCACCCCCATGATGTACCCAATGTCATACATGTTTAGTGTCCCCAGCACAGCCTATGTGTCTTTATCCAGTATCAACCTCTTTATTGGCATCAATAGTAGTGCCATCACTTTCATCCTGGATCTTTTTGAAGGCACCACG GCTTTGTATAGGTTCAACCAGCTGTTAAAGACAGTGCTGCTCATCTTTCCTCATTACTGCCTGGGTAGAGGCCTCATAGATATGGCCATCAATCAGGCTGTGACTGATGTCTTTACTCGTTTTG GTGAGGATCACAGCCCAGACCCTTACAACTGGGACTTTATTGGAAAGAATCTTTTCTGCATGGCAGTTGAGGGATTTGTATACTTCACCCTCAATATTTTCTGTCAATATCGATTCTTTCTGGATCACTG GATACCAGATGGGTCAAAACCATGTAATCGAGATGAAGATGTGGATGTGGCTGAGGAACGGGAGAGAATTTACAAAAGTGGGAAAACAAGTGATATTTTACATGTTTGCAATCTCTCTAAG ATATACACAGGAACTCTTACTCCTGCAGTGGATCAAATCTGTATTGGTGTATCACCAGGAGAG TGTTTCGGTCTCCTTGGTGTAAATGGCGCTGGGAAGACCACCACTTTCAAGATGTTAACTGGAGACATTGATGTTACCACAGGAGATGCTTCAATTGCTGGTCACAG CATCTTGACCAACATCCTGGACGTCCACCAGAATATGGGCTACTGCCCTCAGTTTGACGCCATTGATGAACTTCTCACAGGAAGAGAACACCTTCACCTCTATGCTCGCCTCCGTGGCGTACCTGAGGCTGAAATCAGCCAG ATTGCCGAGTGGGCCATTCAAAAACTGGGCCTGTCAGAGTATGCAGGTCAAAGCGCTGGAACCTACAGTGGAGGGAACAGAAGGAAACTGTCCACAGCTATTGCCATGATTGGCTGCCCTGCTCTGGTGTTGCTG GATGAACCTACGACAGGGATGGATCCTCTTTCCAAACGCTTCCTCTGGAGCTCCATTGTTAGCGTGATCCGGGATAGACGAGCTGTTGTGCTCACGTCACACAG cATGGAGGAATGTGAGGCATTGTGTACACGGTTGGCCATCATGGTTAATGGATCTTTTAAATGTCTTGGGACAATTCAGCAACTCAAATACAA ATTTGGCGATGGTTATGTGGTTACCATGAAGATAAGGGCCTCCAAATCAGGCGGCACACCTGATTTAAACCCAGCAGAAGCCTTCATGGAAAACACCTTCCCTGGCTGCATCCAGAGAGAAAAACATTACAACACCTTGCAGTACAAAATTGCCTCTTCATCCCTGGCAAGAATCTTTCAGATGGTCCTTGCTAACAAAGACAAGCTTAACATCGAAGACTATTCAGTATCACAAACAACTCTTGATCAG GTGTTTGTAAATTTTGCCAAGCAGCAGTCAAGAGAGGATGACGCCATTGTTTTGCATCCAAAAGCCGCGGGGGCCCAACAAGGTGATCATGGTAGTCCTGTTAGAAGAATCAGAAGATGA